A genomic stretch from uncultured Cohaesibacter sp. includes:
- a CDS encoding AzlC family ABC transporter permease, whose translation MTGKRLPDDSMTPDRLFREGMRRGIPVVITAGPFGALFGALAIENGMSAFDAVLMSATIFAGASQLVGLNLFGQHIPAWIVILSIFAVNFRHILYSASLGRHVAKWSWLRQMFGFFFLVDPAYAETERRAEQGEDIQFSWYMGLVFVVYIGWVGMTWLGTIFGNFLEDSHTWGIDFILPIYFMALLMGFRKRPFWYPIVFVSAAASVIAAKTVGSPWHVSIGAAVGILTAALFAPATDEKTGDKREGTR comes from the coding sequence ATGACCGGAAAAAGATTACCTGATGACAGTATGACGCCCGACCGCCTGTTTCGTGAAGGAATGCGGCGCGGCATTCCCGTGGTGATCACGGCGGGCCCTTTTGGTGCACTGTTCGGAGCCCTTGCCATTGAAAATGGCATGTCGGCTTTTGACGCTGTCTTGATGAGCGCGACCATCTTTGCTGGCGCCAGTCAGTTGGTCGGTCTCAATCTGTTTGGGCAGCATATACCGGCCTGGATCGTCATTCTCTCCATTTTCGCAGTCAATTTCCGCCATATTCTCTATTCCGCTTCGCTTGGTCGCCATGTGGCCAAATGGTCCTGGTTGCGCCAGATGTTCGGATTTTTCTTTCTGGTTGATCCTGCCTATGCCGAAACGGAAAGACGAGCAGAGCAGGGGGAAGACATCCAGTTCTCATGGTATATGGGGCTGGTTTTCGTGGTCTATATAGGTTGGGTCGGCATGACCTGGCTTGGCACCATATTCGGTAATTTCCTCGAAGATTCGCACACTTGGGGCATAGACTTCATATTGCCGATCTATTTCATGGCATTGCTGATGGGCTTCAGAAAAAGACCCTTCTGGTATCCGATCGTGTTTGTCAGCGCCGCCGCATCCGTCATCGCCGCCAAGACTGTCGGGTCCCCATGGCATGTGTCCATCGGCGCGGCCGTCGGTATTTTGACCGCAGCCCTTTTTGCTCCTGCCACGGATGAAAAAACCGGTGATAAAAGAGAGGGGACGCGGTGA
- a CDS encoding PadR family transcriptional regulator: MNVRSICLAILFCSDHTGYDIRKISTEGNFSFFIDASYGSIYPALNKMEVEGLVTGRHVSEEGKPARKIYSITEAGRDVFFQELLQPHRPDIFKSEFLLISIFARLVGPDAIQAAIERQLTHLHEELKLITSCNDSELENRPKDGKCALTEEDKQASDWARSYGLYCVQASIDYLHMHGNALVEIARSGQSAQSEDELATINA; this comes from the coding sequence ATGAACGTTCGCAGTATCTGCCTTGCCATTCTCTTCTGCTCGGATCACACCGGATATGACATCCGCAAAATCTCGACGGAAGGGAATTTCAGCTTTTTCATCGATGCCTCCTACGGATCGATCTATCCGGCTCTCAATAAAATGGAAGTCGAAGGGCTGGTAACGGGCAGGCATGTTTCAGAAGAAGGCAAACCCGCGCGCAAGATCTATTCGATCACAGAAGCCGGTCGTGATGTCTTTTTTCAGGAACTTTTGCAACCACACAGGCCAGATATTTTTAAGTCCGAGTTCCTACTTATATCGATCTTTGCTCGATTGGTGGGGCCGGACGCCATACAGGCTGCGATTGAACGGCAACTTACCCATTTGCATGAAGAACTTAAGCTAATCACTTCATGTAATGATTCTGAGTTGGAAAATCGGCCAAAAGACGGGAAATGTGCGCTTACAGAAGAAGACAAACAGGCCTCCGACTGGGCACGGAGCTACGGCCTCTATTGTGTTCAGGCCAGCATTGACTATCTCCATATGCATGGTAACGCTCTGGTTGAAATTGCAAGATCCGGCCAGTCAGCGCAATCAGAAGATGAATTGGCAACAATCAACGCATAA
- a CDS encoding cation diffusion facilitator family transporter: MMSQVYSGTNDLDDCGCSASDAHQPSKATSSESCCGNATCDSHADTPSHEAHSHSHDHSHAHASVESCGDTCGCHGNPVFDGVDKRYKAVLWAVIALNGAMFVVEIIAGRMAGSQALQADALDFLGDFLTYGISLAVIGMSLRVRSTAALVKGFSLLAMGLWIFGSTLYQVLFLDVPRAEIMGVIGFMALAANVSSVLLLMRYKDGDANVRSVWLCSRNDAIGNVAVMGASVLVFYTNSALPDIVVALVMAGLFLRSAQLIITQSVQEFRQSHTISV, encoded by the coding sequence ATGATGAGCCAAGTATATTCAGGCACAAACGATCTTGACGACTGCGGCTGCAGCGCTTCGGACGCACACCAGCCATCGAAGGCGACTTCAAGCGAGAGCTGCTGTGGCAACGCCACCTGTGACAGTCACGCCGACACGCCCTCCCATGAAGCCCATAGCCATTCACATGACCATAGCCACGCACATGCAAGTGTGGAATCCTGTGGGGACACCTGCGGCTGCCATGGCAATCCGGTATTTGATGGCGTCGACAAACGCTACAAGGCGGTGCTTTGGGCGGTCATTGCCTTGAATGGTGCCATGTTCGTGGTTGAAATCATTGCCGGACGTATGGCTGGCTCACAAGCTTTGCAGGCGGATGCTCTGGATTTTCTTGGCGACTTTCTGACCTATGGCATCAGCCTTGCCGTTATCGGCATGAGTTTGCGTGTGCGCTCCACGGCTGCTCTGGTAAAAGGTTTCAGCCTTCTGGCGATGGGCCTCTGGATTTTCGGTTCGACCCTTTATCAGGTCCTCTTTCTGGATGTGCCTCGTGCTGAAATCATGGGGGTCATCGGCTTCATGGCGCTGGCAGCCAATGTCAGCTCGGTGCTGCTGCTCATGCGTTATAAGGATGGCGATGCCAACGTGCGGTCCGTATGGCTTTGTTCGCGCAACGATGCCATTGGCAATGTCGCCGTGATGGGGGCAAGTGTCTTGGTCTTTTATACGAATTCCGCATTGCCTGATATTGTTGTCGCGCTTGTCATGGCCGGGCTGTTCTTGCGGTCTGCGCAATTGATCATCACCCAATCAGTGCAGGAATTCCGACAGAGTCATACAATATCTGTTTGA
- a CDS encoding helix-turn-helix domain-containing protein, translating into MLSIGDLSKTSGVKVPTIRYYEKIGLVAPADRSEGNQRRYEMDDLKRLTFIKHARDLGFHLDDIKSLLALKEDTSCPCLGADEILIRHLSDVRNRISQLQRLEAELERMSHCDGTCVAKCSVIESLADHSHCLYEH; encoded by the coding sequence ATGCTTTCGATTGGCGATCTATCCAAAACAAGCGGTGTGAAGGTCCCCACCATACGTTATTATGAAAAGATCGGTCTTGTTGCCCCGGCTGATCGCAGCGAAGGCAACCAGCGACGCTATGAAATGGATGATCTCAAGCGCCTGACATTCATCAAGCATGCCCGCGATCTCGGCTTTCATCTGGATGACATCAAGTCTTTGTTGGCACTGAAAGAGGATACCTCTTGCCCATGTCTTGGGGCCGATGAGATTCTGATCCGACATTTGTCTGATGTTCGCAACCGGATCAGTCAATTGCAGCGACTGGAGGCCGAGCTTGAACGCATGTCGCATTGCGATGGCACCTGCGTTGCAAAATGCTCCGTTATCGAGAGCCTTGCCGATCACAGCCATTGTCTTTATGAGCACTGA
- a CDS encoding gamma-glutamyl-gamma-aminobutyrate hydrolase family protein (Members of this family of hydrolases with an active site Cys residue belong to MEROPS family C26.) codes for MKIGLLVAGPVPDDLVSRFGTFDDMFKALLSKQDPSLTFASYDVYEGKFPADAKECDGWIVTGSLHSAYEKLPWMLSLEAFIREAISSGQPTIGICFGHQIMATAMGGVVEKAPSGKWGAAVHTYKIALDAKDRPAWMGEDAETISLQASHQDQVTVLPESGCLIAGNEFCPNGMIAYGKAGLSLQLHPELSSGIVETLLHKRRGTGMTEQDADVALSHVNDPVDADRVAQWMVQFFHQSRA; via the coding sequence ATGAAAATTGGTCTGCTTGTTGCTGGTCCGGTGCCTGATGATCTTGTCAGTCGGTTCGGCACATTCGACGATATGTTCAAAGCGCTGCTGAGCAAGCAGGATCCGAGCCTGACTTTTGCCAGCTATGATGTCTACGAAGGCAAATTTCCCGCTGATGCAAAGGAATGTGACGGCTGGATCGTTACCGGATCGCTGCACAGTGCCTATGAGAAGCTCCCCTGGATGCTGAGCCTTGAAGCCTTTATCAGAGAGGCGATATCAAGCGGTCAACCCACCATCGGCATTTGCTTTGGCCACCAGATCATGGCGACGGCCATGGGAGGCGTTGTCGAGAAAGCCCCTTCGGGCAAATGGGGAGCGGCTGTCCACACCTATAAAATCGCTCTGGACGCCAAGGATCGTCCTGCCTGGATGGGCGAGGATGCAGAAACCATATCGCTTCAGGCCAGCCATCAGGATCAAGTCACAGTTTTGCCAGAAAGCGGATGTCTCATCGCGGGCAATGAGTTCTGCCCCAATGGAATGATTGCCTATGGCAAGGCAGGGCTTTCCTTGCAACTTCATCCCGAGCTATCCAGCGGCATCGTGGAAACCTTGCTGCACAAGAGACGCGGCACTGGCATGACAGAGCAAGACGCAGATGTCGCCTTGTCTCATGTGAATGATCCGGTTGATGCGGATCGTGTCGCGCAATGGATGGTGCAGTTCTTTCATCAATCGCGGGCCTGA
- a CDS encoding N-acetyltransferase family protein: protein MTFFSPSPESHKASPSTNLTFRPIHPEDADAILRIYQEGIDTGNATFTAKAPDWSGWDSGHLQSCRIAALLSGQIVGWAALSAYSSRDVYRGVAELSIYISPMAKGQKVGSRLLGKLIDASEQEGFWTLQAGIFADNAASIHLHEKFGFRRVGIRERIARSSNGPQKGCWRDVALYERRSSITGQ, encoded by the coding sequence ATGACATTTTTCTCCCCCTCCCCTGAAAGCCATAAGGCTTCCCCTTCCACCAATCTCACCTTTCGCCCGATACACCCTGAAGATGCTGACGCTATTCTGAGAATCTATCAGGAGGGCATCGATACGGGGAACGCAACATTCACCGCGAAAGCACCGGATTGGTCCGGCTGGGACAGCGGACATTTGCAAAGCTGCCGCATTGCTGCGCTTTTGTCCGGTCAGATCGTGGGCTGGGCAGCGTTGTCGGCCTATTCAAGCCGCGATGTTTATCGCGGAGTTGCCGAACTCAGCATTTATATCTCCCCAATGGCCAAAGGCCAGAAGGTTGGATCCAGACTGCTTGGCAAACTCATTGACGCGTCCGAGCAGGAAGGCTTCTGGACGCTACAAGCAGGCATCTTTGCTGACAATGCCGCCAGCATTCACCTGCATGAGAAATTCGGGTTTCGGCGTGTTGGTATCCGGGAAAGGATCGCACGGTCGTCCAACGGTCCTCAGAAAGGCTGCTGGAGAGATGTTGCCCTTTATGAAAGGCGCAGCAGCATCACAGGGCAATAA
- a CDS encoding AzlD family protein, with protein sequence MSATFWIIIGGAIVTYLTRIGGHLILTRFDHIHPRVQAGLDAVPAAVLTTLVAPAVVDGGPSEWIAFAIAVVVGLRVSTITMVVIGAVAVALLRQVLG encoded by the coding sequence ATGTCTGCCACTTTCTGGATTATCATCGGCGGCGCAATTGTGACCTATCTGACGCGCATCGGCGGCCATCTCATTCTTACGCGGTTTGATCACATCCACCCACGTGTTCAGGCTGGTCTCGATGCTGTGCCTGCTGCCGTGTTGACCACATTGGTCGCACCCGCTGTTGTCGATGGCGGGCCAAGTGAATGGATTGCTTTTGCCATTGCTGTTGTTGTGGGGCTACGCGTGTCTACCATAACAATGGTTGTTATCGGGGCTGTTGCTGTGGCGCTTCTGCGACAGGTTCTGGGATAG
- a CDS encoding YtoQ family protein — MTWTIYLSGEIHTDWRDQIEEGANALGLPVHVSGPVTDHAASDDCGVAILGKEESKFWHDHKGAKLNAIRTRTLLEAADIVIVRFGEKYKQWNAAFDAGYAAALGKPMIVMHGADHQHALKEVDAAALAVTETPQQVVQILRYVIEGKLG, encoded by the coding sequence ATGACTTGGACGATATATCTGTCTGGTGAAATTCATACCGATTGGCGAGACCAGATCGAGGAGGGCGCAAATGCGCTGGGGCTGCCTGTGCACGTCTCTGGTCCTGTCACGGACCATGCCGCATCGGATGATTGCGGCGTTGCGATTCTGGGCAAGGAAGAGAGTAAGTTCTGGCATGATCATAAAGGCGCCAAGCTCAATGCCATCCGAACCCGCACGCTGCTCGAGGCTGCCGATATCGTCATCGTGCGGTTTGGTGAAAAATACAAGCAATGGAACGCGGCCTTTGATGCCGGCTACGCCGCGGCACTTGGCAAGCCGATGATCGTGATGCATGGCGCAGATCATCAGCATGCCTTGAAGGAAGTGGACGCGGCGGCTCTGGCCGTAACAGAGACACCACAGCAGGTCGTGCAAATCTTGCGCTATGTCATTGAAGGCAAACTCGGCTAA
- a CDS encoding efflux RND transporter periplasmic adaptor subunit translates to MALRLKGSYGLALLCTAGIVGWMATGKAVFSGQETGDSTPPPAVRNQAQEAEAFRVAVQHFSAKPRQSNLTIRGRTEADTKVTVRAETSAIVRSVEVEKGQWVHKDDLLCELDVGSREAKLAKAKAALEQAEFDLSAKEQLATKGFASKTQLAALRASLDAALAGMKEARLELDRIRILAPIDGLVQSDLAEVGDQLSIGGACAVLMDPDPMLVIGQVSERDIAAVEVGNKAAVTLVTGEQTEGTVRFVSSASDVETRTFLVEIEIPNPDRSLRDGVTAVANLKLPPITAHLMSPAYLTLSDEGIVGAMQVIDNKAQFTPVHIISNDESGIWVTGLPEQVDLITIGQEYVKSGQPVIAVSADKQATAATSGE, encoded by the coding sequence ATGGCGTTGCGACTCAAAGGCTCTTATGGCCTGGCGCTGCTGTGTACGGCAGGTATTGTCGGCTGGATGGCAACCGGCAAAGCCGTCTTTAGTGGACAGGAAACAGGGGACTCCACCCCTCCTCCAGCTGTTCGTAATCAGGCACAGGAAGCTGAAGCCTTTCGTGTTGCCGTTCAACATTTCAGTGCAAAGCCAAGACAGTCCAATCTGACCATTCGCGGCAGGACAGAAGCGGATACCAAAGTGACTGTACGTGCGGAAACCTCCGCTATTGTCCGTTCTGTCGAGGTTGAAAAGGGCCAGTGGGTTCACAAGGACGATCTCCTGTGCGAGCTAGATGTAGGCTCACGCGAAGCCAAACTTGCCAAGGCCAAGGCCGCTCTGGAACAGGCTGAATTCGATCTCTCGGCCAAGGAACAGTTGGCAACCAAGGGATTTGCCTCCAAGACCCAACTGGCGGCTTTGCGCGCTTCGCTCGATGCAGCGCTTGCCGGCATGAAGGAAGCACGGCTGGAGTTAGATAGAATTCGCATTCTGGCGCCCATTGATGGATTGGTGCAGAGCGATCTGGCTGAAGTGGGCGACCAGCTCAGCATCGGCGGGGCATGTGCCGTGTTGATGGATCCCGATCCCATGCTTGTTATCGGTCAGGTGTCCGAGCGAGACATTGCGGCGGTAGAGGTCGGCAACAAGGCCGCTGTAACACTCGTTACCGGAGAGCAAACCGAAGGAACTGTGCGTTTTGTGAGTTCGGCATCCGATGTGGAAACCCGCACATTTCTTGTCGAAATTGAAATCCCCAATCCGGACCGCAGCTTGCGCGATGGCGTGACCGCTGTGGCCAATCTCAAGCTGCCGCCAATCACGGCCCATCTGATGAGCCCGGCCTATCTGACCCTGTCTGATGAAGGCATCGTGGGTGCCATGCAGGTTATTGACAACAAAGCGCAATTCACCCCGGTTCATATCATTTCCAACGATGAATCCGGAATCTGGGTCACGGGTCTGCCCGAGCAAGTGGACCTGATTACAATTGGCCAGGAATATGTCAAATCCGGCCAACCGGTGATCGCTGTCTCTGCTGACAAACAGGCTACCGCAGCCACTTCAGGGGAGTAG